The genomic segment AGATGTAGGCCTTTTGGGTGCTTATGTCACTGTGATTCGCTGGATCAGCGACGCTGAGGCAGAAGATATTTTGCATAGTGGATTTTAAACCAGTCAGATGATGAATATGAAAAAATTAGAATATATACTTTTAGGCCTATTAGTGGGCTTCGCAATGGGAGCTTGCTCATCCGATGATGAGAATGCGGGTGTCGTTGACCCCGTTTTCCCGGAAAGCCAATCCTACGAAATCATACCTGATCAGGTATGCGAAATCAGCTTTGAAGCTTCCACAGAATGGAGAGTGACTACTGACAAACAGTGGCTGAAGTTTATAGATGAAACAGGTAAATTTCAGTCGCTCACAGGAAAAGCCGGAAAACAAACGGTAAAAGTAACCGCAACGAACGGTGCTCTTGGATTTACAGATGACAAAGCGCAAGTGAAGCTGACTATGGGCGGCAAAACACAAACAATTGCCGAGATGAATCGTGCTGCAAAAGAACGTGTAGCGAAGATGTACACTGTAAAAGGATCTGACATTATCGAGATTAATGAATTTGTCGATAAAACATTCAACCGTACGGAACAAATTGGCTTTGAAGCCAATTTCGACTGGAAGATTGATATGGCTTCTTTACCCGGCTGGATTCTCAGCGAAGGCGCAGAAAGCAGTCTCATCGAGAATTTATGTGGAGAAGCCGGTCAAACCATCAGTCACAACAGAATGGGCAGTATAGACATAAAATTAGAAGAACGCTATAAAGATCTTAGCGGATATATCACCATTCGTGACATTGAAAGCGATTACACATGCCAATTTCCGGTAAGCGCTCCGGGTATAGAAGCCGGACAGATAATGTGGATAGGGCAAGTTGTAAATTTACGCAGAGGAATTACTTGGAATGATAAAGGGAAAAAACTCATTCTGGATCCAGGAAGCGGAGACGTCATTTCCGTTACAGATGAATTGGCAGCATGCCACGTTGTGATTCGTGACAACGACTTCGAGTATCGATTTATGGAATGGGACCCTATCGAAAGGACAGCAAAAGAAATACCGGCTGAAGATATCTGGGTGGAAGTAGAAAAAGAGGGAGGAGTATTAACCTTAAAAGCAAAAGAGAACACTAACATAGATGTACGTAAGATGGTTCTGTTCCTTGTCCCTAAAAATACGGAAGTAGACTATGATTCACATTTCACTAAATATAACGGTACCTTCAATTTCAATACAAAAGGTTATGGAATAGAATTAAACCAATACGGTGCCATTACATTCAAGGTATGGAAACAAATCAATTCCATGAAATATGAATATATGGCAGAGGCGACCAAGGCAGCAAATGCAGAGGCGATTGCAGAAAATTTAGGTTTGGAAAATGCTGATAATATTTTTGAATACTCTTTTACCAAAGAACAGTGGGATATGTCCGAAAGACTTCACATTACACCGCTTGGGATGATTTCATGGCATGGAAAATTTGAATTGTTCGATGAGAATTACAAATCTTTAGGAACGAGTGCTATAAAATGGGCGGCATCTTGTGGCAACGGTAATGTATATGACGAAGCCTACAAAGCTTATCCATCCATTAAATTTGAGAATCGTATCCCCTTTGACAATATCACTGACGATTGCCTGTACATCGTAATCCGCGACAATAACGACAAAGATTTAGGAACCTTTGTTATCCGCAAAAACAATGAAGCCACTATAAAATAAACGCTGCTATATGAGAATTACAAATATTTTAATCAAACTGGTAGGAGCCTTGGCACTCTTGGCTCTCACTTTCAGTTGTACGGACGATACGTATGACGCTCCGGCAGAAGGCTATGGATTCGTACAATTCAAGCTGGTGAAGAATGGTGGATTAACGGCCGACAAAGAAATAACTTCACGTGCCGCCAATGCCGACATTCTCGATTCACTGGCAGATGCAAAAAAGATCAAAATAACCCTGAAGTCGGCCTACGACGTAATAGAGCAAACACTCGCACTCTCGGCAACCAACGGTTCAGATACTGAAATGGGACTGTGGAGCGAGAAATGCCAACTGTTGGCAGACCATTACAACATTGCAGGCTACGAACTGCTCGACAATCTGGGTAACACTCTGCTTACTTATGACGTAGAATCAGAAAAAACATTCGAAGTGGTTTCAGGCGGCATGGTAGTGGAAACAATCAATGTCAACGTCCGCCCACGCGGAACAGTCAAATTTCAACTTGTGAAAGACTTTTCAGCAATCACACGTACTGCTGAAGCCTACCGTATGGATAAGGTAGCCAAAGCAAATATCACTGTGAAGCACAAACAGACCGGTGAATTAATCACTTTCGAAAATATGCGCACCAATATAGAGTATTACTATGAAAGCGAGAGTGAAAAAACCTATCACAGCAAGTTGGTGTGCGATACAATTCTTGCTCTGAAAGCAGGCGATTACATCGCCACTTCTTTCATTGTTAAAGACCAAAAAGACCAAATTCTGGAAGCAGCCAAGGTAACTGCCCCCAACGGTTTTTCCATAGCAGACAACAAAGAGACCGTTGCCGATGTGCCTATCACCATGCAGGAAACAGCCCCCAGTATTCACGACGGCATTATCCTGAAGAAAATATGGGAAGCGCTCGACGGTCCTAACTGGAGCTTCCGCGGTGTTGTTTTCAATAAAGGCTGTAACTGGGAATTTGACCGGGACATCGATTTATGGATTGCACAACCCGGTGTCATGGTGTTGGACGACGGTCACGTAGCTTCTATCTCTTTGGGAGGATTCGGTGCACGCGGTCATATGCCCGAAGAATTGGGAGAACTGAGTGAACTGCGCAGCCTGATTCTCGGTTCACACAACGATGCCATCAACTCCTCTCCTATCAATAAAATAGACGATCCGGACGAACTGATAGCTGCCCAACGCGCCGACTTCAAGCAAATGACTTTGGACTGCAGTCTGGCAGAAATGGCTCCCGAAATGTGGAATGTCCTGCCTGATAAGTTAAACGAGCACATCAAGGACTTTAACAATTGCGGTAACCGTTCCGCGACCGGATTGAATATGTATGCCAACAACCCCAACAATTTCTATACTGCCATCTACTCATTACCGGCAAGTATCGGCAAATTAAAGAAACTGACAAGTCTCTTCATCGCCAACAGCCCGATAGCCTCTCTGCCCGATGAGTTGTCCCAGCTGGAAAACTGTACGGATGTAGAAATATACAACTGCCCCAACCTGAAGGAAATTCCTAAAGGCTTTATGAACATGCCCAAGTTACAAATGGTCTATTTCGTCAACAACAACGGTATCACAAGCGATAAGCTCTATGAAGGAATGGTAGAGTGGACAAAGAGCGCGTCCAAAGAAAGCTTACAGGGATTGTACTTCATGAACAACAACCTGAAGAGAGTACCCGACCTGAGGCCCATGAAGAAGTTAGGCTTCCTCGATATGCAGAACAATCAGATTGAAGAATTTGAAGCACCATTCGGCAAAGACCATAACCTGGGAACACTAAACTTAAGCAACAACCACCTGAAAGCTCTTCCACGCGATGACCAAGGATATTTTGCCGGATTTGAAGCGGTAGAGACATGGTCATTTGCCGGCAATGAATTTACGGAGTTCCCGGATATATTCGATGCAGACTCTCCTTTCTTGATAGGTACCATTAACTTCTCACAGAACAAAATTACTTCGTTTGAAAAACGAGGCGGTGACAAGTTCCATGGTCTTAATGTAGAGATTCTGAATCTGTCGTTCAATCCATTAGGCAGCTTCCCCGAATGTATCTATGAATCCGGAACCAAAGTCAATTACCTGGTGCTGCGTGCCTGCAATATCCGGGAATTTCCAGAAGAGGCATTGGAGGGAGACTATGTTTTCTACACAATGGCACTCGACCTGGCAGCGAACAGAATCAAAACATTGCCGAAGAACTTCAACGCCCTCAAGTTCCCCTATATGAGTGGACTGGATTTAACGGGCAATGCCTTCGATGGATTTGCCTATCGCGCACTGGATCTTCCCAATCTGAAGCAGTTTATCTTCCGCGGTCAGCGTGATGACAACGGATACCGCTGCATGAAAGAATGGCCTACCGCTGTTTATGCACACCAAGGGCTGAGAGTGCTTTACTTGGGGTCGAACGACATCCGCAGAGTAGTTGATTACACCCTGGATAAAATACGTTTCGGTGTCGAGTTGACAGATAATCCGAATATTTCGATAGACCTGACTACAGCCTGTCCATACATAACAGCCGGTTTGGCAAGTTTCCTGTTTGATCCTGGACAAGACGTACGCGGCTGCGATGCAGTAGTTCCTAAATACTGATAACTTAATAGATACAGATATATGAAAGCAAAATATATTCTTAGCATAATGGCACTTCTGATAGGTGCCTCCTGTTCGGATGACAATGAGAATACACCCGGGTTTACTTTGGACGAGAAAGAGATCCAAATGGAAGCCGTAGGCGGAACGCGTGAAGTACGCGTCTCAGTACCGGGCAACTGGACAGCCACCCCCAGCGAATCATGGGTACAGGTTTCGCCCACCAACGGCAAAAGTTCGGAGATTTGTGTCATCAAAGTAGATACCACTATATTGGCCAACAAACAACGCGAAGCCATAATAAACTTCAAGACCCGTAACGATGCCGAAACACGTTCTCTTAAAATCGTACAAGCCGGGTTTGACAAGGCTTTAACCCTTTCTACCACCTCTGTTGAATTGGAGAACTACGCCGATTATGGTAAACGCTATTTTGATGTAGAGGTCACTTCCAATGTAGACTTCAAAGTGGACATACCACAGGATGCAGCCACTTGGCTTTCTTACGATAAATATAAATTTACGCTTGACTGTGGCGCCCGCCCCCGCAAAACCACTATCCGTTTCAATTGGGAAGGAAATACGGATGCTACAAATCGAGAAGCCAAAATCAACTTCCTCGTAGCAGAAGGCAATGAAGACATGATGAAGCATGATGCACTACTCATCAGTCAGGAGCGTGCACCCGAAATAACCCCTACACGCGAAGGTGACTCATTGGCTTTAGTCATCATTGAACGCAAGCTGAACGTAGCTGTCAAGTGGGATAAAAATGAGTCCTTAATGAATTGGCCACAGGTAAAATTGTGGGAAGAGCAGGACAAGGGGTGTACTCCGGAGAATCTCGGACGTGTACGCGCGGTTGAATTCAGCCAATTTATTACTAAAGAAGGTATTCCCGATGAAATACGTTATCTTACAGAGCTCGAAACTTTAAGTTTCTTCTCCAATGGTAACAAGTTCATGTATTCATTCGATACGGGAACCGCCATTACCCAACTGACGAAACTCAAGAACCTGCGCATCTATTCATTCGGACTTACCACATTGCCACCCGAATTTGTGAATCTGAAGAATTTAGTGACGCTGGACTTGAGTAGCAACAATTTCCAGGAAGTACCTGCCATTCTTACTCCAGAGAACTTCCCGAACCTGAGACACCTGTCACTGGCAACCAACCGTCGCAGTCATGAGATAGATTTGACAGGTACAAACAAATATCCCAAAGAAGAATGGGGAGGATTGTATGGTTCAAACAATAATAATAACTCTAATCTATCCAATCCGATGTTGGAAAGACTCTTCAAATGGGAAAACCTGGAATCACTGGTGCTTTCCAATAATATTATCAAAGGGACATTGCCTAAAATGGCTTACGGCGTACCCAAATATACAAAAGAGGAAGTGGAAGCAAACGATACACTGAAAACCGCCGCAAGTGTATTGGTAGGCAAACCCAAAGTATTGCCCCATTGCAAGGATTTACGTATCGGCTTAAACTACCTGCATGGAGACCTTCCCGATTGGCTCTTACACCACCCCTACCTAATGTTCTGGTCACCTGAAATCAGTATATTCAATCAGAACAGAGGCAAAGATGACCAAGGGATAATGCCTGGATTCAGTAATGTTCCAACATCATTTGAATATTTCTACGAGCTTTATCCGATATTGAAGCCTAAATATTAAAACCAATGAAACAACAGAATTTTATGAAACTAAAGAATCTCATCATATTGGTAGGTGCCATACTCCTCTTCGGAGCATGTACGGACACTTATTCGCCGGTGGAGATACCGACAGCCCCGGAAACTCCCAAAAGCGCAGTTATCGTAAATACGCCCGACGAGGCCATTAGCGGAGAATTGATGATTAAATTCCGTCCGGAAGTGACAGAATTATTGAACAGAGCATTGACAAGAAGCACCAATGCTTATGGAACTGCCACCCGTTCGGGTATTCCTGATATGGACCGCGCCTTGGAAATTATCGGTTCTTACAACATAGAACGTATTTTCCCTGTCAACCGCCAGGAAGAGTTAACCTGTAAGGCGGGACTCAACCTATGGTATATTGTCCGCTTTGACGAAAAAACGGACGTACGCAAGGCCGCCGAAGAGTTGGCCCAAGTAGGAGAAATTGCAAAAATTCAATACAACCGCGAACTGAAACGTCGTGATGACCAACGTCCTGCCGTAATAGTTCCTCCAACTGATGCTGCTACACGTATGATGCAAAAAGCCTCCATATTCAACGATCCGGGACTCAGCAAACAATGGCACTACATCAATGACGGCGATCAAACATTAGTTCCTAACTCCAAGCAAGGCGCTGACGTTAATTGTGCCGAAGCCTGGAAAAAATGTACGGGTGACCCATCAATCATCGTTGCCGTAATGGACGAAGGTGTAATGTGGGCACATCCCGACTTGCAAGCCAATATGTGGATAAACGAGGACGAAATCTATAAATCGGACAAAGACAACGACGGCAACGGATACAAGGGCGATGTCTACGGATACAATTTTGCACAGCAGACTCCTACCATAGACTGGTCGTCCGAGGGTGATACAGGACATGGCACTCACGTAGCCGGTACCATTGCAGCCGTAAACAACAACGGCGAAGGTGTATGCGGTATTGCCGGAGGTTCCGGCAATGGTGACGGTGTAAAGATCATGTCTATCCAAATCTTCTCAGGAAACTATGGCACCAGCCCATATAGCGAAGCGCAAGGCATCAAATATGCCGCCGACAACGGGGCGGTTATCCTGCAATGCAGTTGGGGTTACAACTCCGCACTGGCTGATGCCGCCACTTCGATGCGTGGTTTTGCCACCGATGAAGAATGGGCACAAAATTGCCCGCTGGAAAAGGAAGCTATGGATTACTTTATTCACAATGCGGGTTCGCCGAATGGCACCATAGAAGGCGGCTTGATAATCTTTGCATCCGGCAACGAATATGCTGCAGCAGCAGGATATCCCGGTGCTTATGGTGATTTTATCAGTGTGGCAGCCATGGATGCAAGTTTCATGCCTTCTTCCTACACCAACTATGGTCGGGGAGTAGACATCACAGCACCGGGCGGCGACTCCGACTACCATAAAAGCGTACAAGGTAGCGTTTACTCCACTATGCCTCCCCTGCTGAGCGACGGTGTAGGATACGGATACATGGACGGAACTTCCATGGCCTGTCCGCACGTTTCAGGTGTAGCAGCCTTAGGATTGTCGTATGCTGCCAAACTGCACAAGCACTTCACTGCCAAACAATTCAAAGAGTTAATCCTGCAATCTACGCGAGACCTTTCTCCTTATATGTCGGGCAGTAAGCTCTACTATAAATATTATGCACTGGCAGGGGAATCCACACCGGTTTTAATGGAGATGAACAAATACTATCAGGGACAAATGGGTAGCGGACTTATTGACGCCAACAAACTGCTCACGCTGGTCGAAGGAAACGGCGTAAAACAGGAACTCCCCAACATCTATCTTGCAACCGGAGAAAAAAACAGACAGACCTTGGAACCGGCACGTTTTTTTGACGGAGGTGAGAGCATGACTTTCACAGTAGAGTCGGCCAACCCAGAAATTGCGACAGTTGCCATCGAAGGAAACAAGATAATTATAAGAGGTACTGCCATCGGCAGCACCTCTTATACGGTAACAGCTTCCAACGGCGAAAAACAAACCGCCGACATCACTGTGCGACGTAAAGCCAATGACAACGGCTGGCTGTAATACAAAAAAACAGAAATATGAAATGCTTGTACAACCTCTATTGCTTATGCCTTTTCTGCACGCTGTATCCCTGGAAGATACAAGCGCAGGAAGGCATTTCCCGTCGTGCTTTAGAAGAGTTGGCAGAACCGGAGCCCTTACAGCAATCAGCCTTGTTCTTCAATATCACAGAAGCGCAATTTCCGAAGATACCTGAAGAGCATGAACCGGTCACTGTGGAATACGGCTACGTCAACCGAAGTGATAAGCCGCTTACCATAAATAAAGTGACAGCTTCCTGCGGTTGTATTGCTGTAAATTATGACAAGCTGCCTATTCCTGCCGGCGGAAAAGGTACAATCAAAGTTTCTTTCAAGCCCAAAGGTTATTCCGGACCTATCTACCGTCAGGTACTCGTCTATACGTCCCTGTCGGCCGATCGTCCCACCGTAAGGCTCACCTTGACCGGCGAAGTGATTGCCTCCACCGATGCATGGCGCGGCTATCCGCACAAGTTAGGAGCGCTGCGCACCCGGCAGAGAACTGTCTCTTTCGGCGTAACAGACCGTTCGGCAAAGTTAGCGGAAGTTATAGCTTGCGGCAACAGCGGTAAAGTTCCCTTATCTTTGTCGGCAGCAGGTCTGCCTCCCTACCTGACGTTCCGTACCAGTCATCCGGTAATTGAAGCAGGCAAAGAAGCGGATTTGATATTTCTGTTTGACGGTTCCAAACTCCCGGTAGAAGAAAAAGGCACAATAACCCTGCCCGTAGTACTGACAGGATTGGAAGGCGCTCCGGAACAACGGACCATTACACTGGTCATTAAGTTAGATTAATATTTATACAAATAATTCGATAAAATGAAAAATATACTTGTTTACTTGATGCTTGCGGCTACATTCCTGTTGTCAGCTTGCGATAAAGACGAAAAGATGTTAGAACCATCGTATCTTCCCGTCACCTATGCCAACATTGCAGGTACTTGGCAACTTGCGGAATGGAATGGAGTTGAAATGAGCGAAGGACGTTACTGCTATTTGGTTATCAAACGCAAAGCCGATGAAGAAACCGGAAAACGCGCTTTGGAAATTTATACAAACATAGACAGCGACAAATCTCATCTGCTGACATCTACGTATGAACTGGAAGAAAACGAGGACTTAGGTTCGATTATCAGCGGCATCTACGACCACGCTGCCGGCTTCTGGAATAACTCTTACCTGATTAGCGAGCTCGAAGCTGACCGTATGGTATGGACTGTTTTAGAGGATGCCGAAGATGTATCCGTCTATGTGCGATGCGAAAAAGTTCCTGAAGACATAATGAACGGGACACGTGCCATAAAATAATTCTCTCAACTATTATACTCTGAAAAGGAACTCCCCGGGTATCTCCTATCCAAAATAGGAATATCCGGGGAGTATTTGTTTAACAACCTCAATCAACAAGTCATTTCGTAGCCTCGAGGGGAATCGAACCCCTATCTAAAGTTTAGGAAACTTCTATTCTATCCGTTGAACTACAAGGCCTTTATGCATACTTTCTGTATATAACAATAGAATGCGGGTACAAAGATAGTGTATTCTGCCGATTTTCCGAAAAAAGTTTTGTTAATCCGATTAACTTTACGAAATTTGTCCGTCAACAAAATGATAATATCACATTTTTTAATGTAACATATAGTAATTCGTAAGTTATGGCAAATGACATGATGGTCAAAGAACTGGAGCAAGTGGTAGTCCGCTTCTCCGGAGACTCCGGCGACGGTATGCAGCTCGCCGGCAACATCTTTTCAACAGTTTCGGCTACGGTAGGTAATGACATCAGCACATTCCCTGACTATCCGGCAGACATCCGCGCACCGCAAGGTTCGCTGACAGGCGTATCCGGTTTTCAGGTGCACATCGGTGCAAAGAAAGTCTATACCCCCGGTGACAAATGCGATGTGCTGGTAGCTATGAACGCTGCAGCATTGAAAACGCAATATAAGTTTGCCAAATCTACCGCATGTATCATCATTGATACAGATGCATTCCAAAAGTCGGATTTGGAAAAGGCGGCTTTCAAGACAGACGATCCCATTGAAGAAATGGGAATCAAGCAGGATGTCATTGCCGCTCCTATCTCCAAAATGGTAAAAGACTGCCTTGCCGACACTGGTATGGACAACAAATCCATGCTGAAATGCCGCAATATGTTCGCAGTGGGGTTGGTGTGTTGGCTGTTCAACCGCGACTTGAAAATAGCCGAAGACTTCATACGCGAGAAATTTGCCAAGAAACCCGAAATTGCAGAAGCCAATATCAAGGTTATCCGCGCCGGATACGACTACGGACATAACACCCATGCATCCGTTGCACATACTTATAAGATTGAAAGTAAAGTAAAAACGCCCGGACGCTATATGGACATCACCGGCAACAAAGCCACAGCTTACGGTTTCATTGCCGCTGCCGAAAAAGCGGGTCTGAAACTTTATCTGGGTTCCTATCCCATTACTCCGGCAACCGATGTATTGCATGAGTTGTCTAAGCATAAGTCACTGGGAGTAATGACTGTACAATGCGAAGACGAGATTTCCGGCTGCGCATCTGCCCTCGGTGCATCCTTTGCTGGGGCATTGGCTGTCACTTCCACCTCCGGACCGGGTGTCTGTCTGAAATCGGAAGCGATGAATCTGGCTGTTATTATGGAGTTACCACTTGTTGTGCTTGATGTACAGCGCGGTGGTCCTGCAACAGGTCTGCCCACCAAGTCCGAACAAACCGACCTTCTGCAAGTACTTTTCGGACGCAATGGCGAAAGCCCCATGCCCGTACTTGCCGCTACCTCACCGACAGACTGCTTTGAATGTGCCTATATGGCATCCAAAATAGCTTTGGAGCATATGACTCCCGTTGTATTGCTTACAGATGCTTTCGTAGCCAACGGTTCAGCTGCCTGGAAACTGCCCAAGCTTGCCGATTATCCCGCTATCGTTCCACCTTATGTACGTCCCGACATGCAGGGTACATGGACTCCCTACCAGCGTGACGAAAAGACCGGCAGCCGCTATTGGGCTATCCCCGGAACAGAAGGTTTCACTCACGTCCTCGGTGGTCTGGAGAAAGATAACAAGACAGGAGCCATCTCTACCGACCCCGAAAACCACGATTTGATGACCCGACTACGCGCCGAAAAGATTGCCAAAATTGAAGTTCCCGATGTGGAAGTGGAAGGCGACAAAGACGACGCCGACCTGCTGATCGTTGGTTTCGGCGGTACTTACGGACATCTGCACGCGGCTATGGACGAACTTCGCGCAGCTGGCAACAAAGTGGCTCTCGCCCACTTCAAATTCATCAACCCGTTGCCCAAGAATACGGAAGAAGTGATGAAACGCTACAAGAAAGTAGTGGTGGCAGAGCAGAACATGGGACAGTTTGCCGGATACCTGCGTATGAAAATAGATGGTTTCGTTCCCTACCAGTTCAATCAGGTAAAAGGTCAGCCTTTCCTGGTAAATGAGTTAGTACAAGCATTTGAGGAGATTATCAAAAACTAAAAACGAAAAGAACTATGTGCGAATATACAGCAAAAGACTTCAAGAAAGGGCAACCCCGTTGGTGTCCGGGTTGCGGCGACCACTTTTTCCTCGCATCTCTGCATAAGGCAATGGCCGAAATTGGCGT from the Bacteroides eggerthii genome contains:
- a CDS encoding DUF4458 domain-containing protein, whose product is MRITNILIKLVGALALLALTFSCTDDTYDAPAEGYGFVQFKLVKNGGLTADKEITSRAANADILDSLADAKKIKITLKSAYDVIEQTLALSATNGSDTEMGLWSEKCQLLADHYNIAGYELLDNLGNTLLTYDVESEKTFEVVSGGMVVETINVNVRPRGTVKFQLVKDFSAITRTAEAYRMDKVAKANITVKHKQTGELITFENMRTNIEYYYESESEKTYHSKLVCDTILALKAGDYIATSFIVKDQKDQILEAAKVTAPNGFSIADNKETVADVPITMQETAPSIHDGIILKKIWEALDGPNWSFRGVVFNKGCNWEFDRDIDLWIAQPGVMVLDDGHVASISLGGFGARGHMPEELGELSELRSLILGSHNDAINSSPINKIDDPDELIAAQRADFKQMTLDCSLAEMAPEMWNVLPDKLNEHIKDFNNCGNRSATGLNMYANNPNNFYTAIYSLPASIGKLKKLTSLFIANSPIASLPDELSQLENCTDVEIYNCPNLKEIPKGFMNMPKLQMVYFVNNNGITSDKLYEGMVEWTKSASKESLQGLYFMNNNLKRVPDLRPMKKLGFLDMQNNQIEEFEAPFGKDHNLGTLNLSNNHLKALPRDDQGYFAGFEAVETWSFAGNEFTEFPDIFDADSPFLIGTINFSQNKITSFEKRGGDKFHGLNVEILNLSFNPLGSFPECIYESGTKVNYLVLRACNIREFPEEALEGDYVFYTMALDLAANRIKTLPKNFNALKFPYMSGLDLTGNAFDGFAYRALDLPNLKQFIFRGQRDDNGYRCMKEWPTAVYAHQGLRVLYLGSNDIRRVVDYTLDKIRFGVELTDNPNISIDLTTACPYITAGLASFLFDPGQDVRGCDAVVPKY
- a CDS encoding BACON domain-containing protein; amino-acid sequence: MKAKYILSIMALLIGASCSDDNENTPGFTLDEKEIQMEAVGGTREVRVSVPGNWTATPSESWVQVSPTNGKSSEICVIKVDTTILANKQREAIINFKTRNDAETRSLKIVQAGFDKALTLSTTSVELENYADYGKRYFDVEVTSNVDFKVDIPQDAATWLSYDKYKFTLDCGARPRKTTIRFNWEGNTDATNREAKINFLVAEGNEDMMKHDALLISQERAPEITPTREGDSLALVIIERKLNVAVKWDKNESLMNWPQVKLWEEQDKGCTPENLGRVRAVEFSQFITKEGIPDEIRYLTELETLSFFSNGNKFMYSFDTGTAITQLTKLKNLRIYSFGLTTLPPEFVNLKNLVTLDLSSNNFQEVPAILTPENFPNLRHLSLATNRRSHEIDLTGTNKYPKEEWGGLYGSNNNNNSNLSNPMLERLFKWENLESLVLSNNIIKGTLPKMAYGVPKYTKEEVEANDTLKTAASVLVGKPKVLPHCKDLRIGLNYLHGDLPDWLLHHPYLMFWSPEISIFNQNRGKDDQGIMPGFSNVPTSFEYFYELYPILKPKY
- a CDS encoding S8 family serine peptidase: MKLKNLIILVGAILLFGACTDTYSPVEIPTAPETPKSAVIVNTPDEAISGELMIKFRPEVTELLNRALTRSTNAYGTATRSGIPDMDRALEIIGSYNIERIFPVNRQEELTCKAGLNLWYIVRFDEKTDVRKAAEELAQVGEIAKIQYNRELKRRDDQRPAVIVPPTDAATRMMQKASIFNDPGLSKQWHYINDGDQTLVPNSKQGADVNCAEAWKKCTGDPSIIVAVMDEGVMWAHPDLQANMWINEDEIYKSDKDNDGNGYKGDVYGYNFAQQTPTIDWSSEGDTGHGTHVAGTIAAVNNNGEGVCGIAGGSGNGDGVKIMSIQIFSGNYGTSPYSEAQGIKYAADNGAVILQCSWGYNSALADAATSMRGFATDEEWAQNCPLEKEAMDYFIHNAGSPNGTIEGGLIIFASGNEYAAAAGYPGAYGDFISVAAMDASFMPSSYTNYGRGVDITAPGGDSDYHKSVQGSVYSTMPPLLSDGVGYGYMDGTSMACPHVSGVAALGLSYAAKLHKHFTAKQFKELILQSTRDLSPYMSGSKLYYKYYALAGESTPVLMEMNKYYQGQMGSGLIDANKLLTLVEGNGVKQELPNIYLATGEKNRQTLEPARFFDGGESMTFTVESANPEIATVAIEGNKIIIRGTAIGSTSYTVTASNGEKQTADITVRRKANDNGWL
- a CDS encoding DUF1573 domain-containing protein translates to MKCLYNLYCLCLFCTLYPWKIQAQEGISRRALEELAEPEPLQQSALFFNITEAQFPKIPEEHEPVTVEYGYVNRSDKPLTINKVTASCGCIAVNYDKLPIPAGGKGTIKVSFKPKGYSGPIYRQVLVYTSLSADRPTVRLTLTGEVIASTDAWRGYPHKLGALRTRQRTVSFGVTDRSAKLAEVIACGNSGKVPLSLSAAGLPPYLTFRTSHPVIEAGKEADLIFLFDGSKLPVEEKGTITLPVVLTGLEGAPEQRTITLVIKLD
- a CDS encoding lipocalin family protein → MKNILVYLMLAATFLLSACDKDEKMLEPSYLPVTYANIAGTWQLAEWNGVEMSEGRYCYLVIKRKADEETGKRALEIYTNIDSDKSHLLTSTYELEENEDLGSIISGIYDHAAGFWNNSYLISELEADRMVWTVLEDAEDVSVYVRCEKVPEDIMNGTRAIK
- a CDS encoding 2-oxoacid:acceptor oxidoreductase subunit alpha, whose amino-acid sequence is MANDMMVKELEQVVVRFSGDSGDGMQLAGNIFSTVSATVGNDISTFPDYPADIRAPQGSLTGVSGFQVHIGAKKVYTPGDKCDVLVAMNAAALKTQYKFAKSTACIIIDTDAFQKSDLEKAAFKTDDPIEEMGIKQDVIAAPISKMVKDCLADTGMDNKSMLKCRNMFAVGLVCWLFNRDLKIAEDFIREKFAKKPEIAEANIKVIRAGYDYGHNTHASVAHTYKIESKVKTPGRYMDITGNKATAYGFIAAAEKAGLKLYLGSYPITPATDVLHELSKHKSLGVMTVQCEDEISGCASALGASFAGALAVTSTSGPGVCLKSEAMNLAVIMELPLVVLDVQRGGPATGLPTKSEQTDLLQVLFGRNGESPMPVLAATSPTDCFECAYMASKIALEHMTPVVLLTDAFVANGSAAWKLPKLADYPAIVPPYVRPDMQGTWTPYQRDEKTGSRYWAIPGTEGFTHVLGGLEKDNKTGAISTDPENHDLMTRLRAEKIAKIEVPDVEVEGDKDDADLLIVGFGGTYGHLHAAMDELRAAGNKVALAHFKFINPLPKNTEEVMKRYKKVVVAEQNMGQFAGYLRMKIDGFVPYQFNQVKGQPFLVNELVQAFEEIIKN